From the genome of Scytonema hofmannii PCC 7110, one region includes:
- a CDS encoding Uma2 family endonuclease: MTQALPKLVTYNEFIEWYPNDGGRYELHKGVIVEMPPPTGDHENVIGFLAQKFTLEYARLQLPYRIPKTGLVKTPNNETSYSPDILLLNHDNLINEPLWKKQSTVCSSASVPLIVEVVSTNWRDDYYDKLRDYEEMGIPEYWIADYAALGGKRFIGNPKQPTVSVCQLVGDEYQITKFTGSSLIVSPTFPELNLTPQQVFDAAL; encoded by the coding sequence ATGACTCAAGCCCTACCTAAGCTAGTTACTTACAACGAATTTATTGAGTGGTACCCCAATGATGGGGGACGCTATGAATTGCACAAAGGAGTTATTGTAGAGATGCCACCTCCAACGGGCGACCATGAAAATGTCATTGGATTTTTAGCCCAAAAATTTACCTTAGAGTATGCGCGTCTTCAGTTACCCTACCGCATTCCAAAAACTGGACTTGTCAAAACTCCTAATAATGAGACAAGTTATTCCCCAGATATTTTGTTGCTCAACCATGACAATCTCATCAATGAACCCTTGTGGAAAAAGCAATCAACTGTATGCTCTAGCGCATCAGTTCCCTTAATTGTTGAAGTCGTAAGTACAAATTGGCGCGATGACTACTACGACAAGTTAAGAGACTACGAAGAAATGGGTATTCCCGAATACTGGATTGCGGATTATGCTGCCTTGGGAGGTAAACGGTTTATTGGCAACCCAAAACAACCTACAGTGTCAGTGTGTCAGCTTGTGGGAGATGAATACCAAATCACCAAGTTCACTGGGAGTAGTCTCATTGTTTCCCCCACCTTTCCCGAACTGAACCTCACCCCACAACAGGTTTTTGATGCAGCGTTGTAG
- a CDS encoding LL-diaminopimelate aminotransferase, which translates to MATINDHYLKLKAGYLFPEIARRVNTFAEANPDAKVIRLGIGDVTEPLPEACRTAMIKAVEEMGDRSTFKGYGPEQGYAWLREKIAAKDFQARGCEVDASEIFISDGSKCDNGNILDILGNDNVIAVTDPVYPVYVDTNVMAGHTGPANDKGEFEGLVYLPITAENNFTAEIPSQKVDLIYLCFPNNPTGATATREHLQAWVDYAKAHGSIIFFDAAYEAFITDPELPHSIYEIEGARDCAIEFRSFSKNAGFTGTRCALTVLPKTLKGKASDGSDVELWKLWNRRQSTKFNGVSYIVQRGAEAVYSEEGQAQTKQLVSFYMENARIIREKLTAGGLAVYGGVNAPYVWVKTPNGLSSWDFFDKLLHTCNVVGTPGSGFGAAGEGYFRISAFNSRENVEEAMKRITEKFKV; encoded by the coding sequence ATGGCAACTATTAACGATCACTACCTTAAGCTAAAAGCTGGTTACTTGTTCCCCGAAATTGCACGGCGAGTTAATACCTTTGCAGAAGCCAATCCCGATGCTAAGGTGATTCGCTTGGGTATTGGTGATGTGACGGAACCTTTACCAGAAGCTTGTCGTACAGCTATGATTAAAGCTGTGGAAGAAATGGGCGATCGCTCTACTTTCAAAGGTTACGGACCAGAGCAAGGTTATGCTTGGTTGCGGGAGAAAATTGCTGCTAAGGATTTCCAAGCACGGGGATGCGAAGTTGATGCTAGTGAAATTTTTATCTCTGATGGTTCTAAGTGCGATAACGGCAACATTCTAGATATTTTAGGCAATGACAACGTTATTGCAGTGACTGACCCAGTGTATCCTGTATATGTAGATACTAACGTTATGGCAGGGCATACTGGCCCAGCTAACGATAAGGGTGAGTTTGAGGGCTTGGTTTATTTACCAATTACTGCTGAAAACAATTTCACTGCTGAAATTCCCTCACAAAAAGTCGATTTGATTTATCTTTGTTTTCCTAACAATCCCACAGGAGCAACTGCTACTAGAGAACATCTTCAGGCATGGGTGGACTATGCTAAAGCACATGGATCTATCATTTTCTTTGATGCAGCATATGAAGCCTTCATTACAGATCCAGAACTTCCACACTCCATCTATGAGATTGAAGGAGCAAGAGATTGTGCGATCGAATTTCGTTCCTTTTCCAAGAATGCAGGCTTCACCGGGACACGTTGTGCGCTTACTGTCTTACCCAAAACACTCAAAGGTAAAGCAAGCGATGGTTCTGATGTAGAACTGTGGAAGTTGTGGAATCGCAGACAGTCCACCAAGTTTAATGGAGTCTCTTACATCGTACAACGTGGAGCCGAAGCAGTTTACTCAGAAGAAGGACAGGCGCAAACAAAGCAGTTGGTAAGCTTCTACATGGAGAATGCCAGAATTATTCGCGAGAAACTGACAGCAGGAGGGTTAGCAGTTTACGGTGGTGTGAATGCGCCCTACGTTTGGGTAAAAACGCCCAATGGTTTATCCAGTTGGGACTTCTTCGATAAATTGCTGCACACCTGTAACGTTGTAGGTACACCTGGTTCTGGTTTTGGTGCAGCAGGCGAAGGTTACTTCCGCATTTCCGCTTTCAACAGTCGGGAGAATGTTGAGGAAGCAATGAAGCGCATTACTGAAAAGTTTAAGGTCTAG
- a CDS encoding AAA family ATPase — MHLLQVQVPNFRVLKNVDITFEKEFIPRIFPLGSQNGGGKSTLLQLIFLLLHCSVDSERKSYLRNMLQGFRISQNSDSRVLANIDILHDDKNVSLNFFSYKDSYIQDLLKFKIDGSNNNFTFSTATKL, encoded by the coding sequence ATGCACTTACTACAAGTTCAAGTTCCCAATTTCCGTGTCTTAAAAAACGTTGACATTACTTTTGAAAAAGAATTTATTCCTCGTATTTTTCCTCTTGGTAGCCAGAATGGGGGCGGAAAAAGTACACTTTTACAATTAATTTTTCTCCTGTTACATTGTTCTGTTGATTCTGAAAGAAAAAGTTATTTGAGAAATATGCTTCAAGGATTTAGAATTTCTCAAAATTCTGATAGTAGAGTCTTAGCTAATATAGACATATTGCATGATGATAAGAACGTATCCCTCAATTTCTTTTCTTACAAAGATTCTTATATTCAAGACTTATTAAAATTTAAAATAGATGGCTCTAATAATAATTTCACATTTTCTACAGCTACTAAATTATAA
- a CDS encoding aspartate kinase — translation MALIVQKYGGTSVGSVERIQSVAQRVCKAVKAGNSLVVVVSAMGKTTDGLVKLAYELAKTPNRREMDMLLSTGEQVSIALLSMAVQELGQPAISLTGAQVGIVTEGEHTRARILHIETERIQRHLNQGKVVIVAGFQGITSTEELEITTLGRGGSDTSAVALAAALQANFCEIYTDVPGILTTDPRLVPDARLMDEITSDEMLELASLGAKVLHPRAVEIARNYGVPLVVRSSWTEDPGTWVISPKPQPRPLINLEIARPVDKVEFDTNQARVALLRVPDKPGVAARLFGEISRQDVDVDLIIQSIHEGNTNDIAFTVVTSILNRAEAVAAAIAPVLRHNSTNPEEAEVMVQQDIAKVSIAGAGMIGRPGVAAQMFAALAEAGVNIRMISTSEVKVSCVIANTDCDRAVTALCQTFEIYSSSTPLLSPPLSVPPSPPPQVRGVALDMNQARLAIRQVQDRPGTAAKIFGLLAQHNVSVDMIIQSQRCHAIDGIPTRDIAFTVARPDAEAAQKMLQHSAAEHGWGEVVLDSDIAKVSVVGAGMVGQPGVAAKMFEALAEHRINIQMITTSEIKISCVVAREEGVKALQAIHAAFELAGTERIQVPA, via the coding sequence ATGGCTCTCATTGTTCAAAAATACGGTGGTACGTCAGTTGGTTCTGTAGAACGCATCCAATCTGTGGCACAGCGTGTGTGTAAAGCTGTGAAAGCAGGAAACTCGCTGGTAGTTGTAGTTTCCGCAATGGGAAAAACCACCGATGGACTCGTTAAACTAGCTTACGAATTGGCAAAAACCCCTAACCGTCGAGAAATGGATATGCTGCTTTCAACTGGAGAGCAAGTATCCATTGCTTTACTTAGCATGGCAGTTCAGGAACTCGGACAGCCTGCTATTTCCCTCACAGGTGCTCAAGTGGGAATTGTGACTGAAGGCGAACACACCCGCGCCCGAATTTTACATATTGAAACAGAACGCATTCAGCGCCATCTCAATCAGGGTAAAGTTGTGATAGTTGCTGGATTTCAAGGTATTACAAGTACTGAGGAATTGGAAATTACCACTTTAGGACGTGGTGGTTCGGATACTTCAGCCGTGGCGTTGGCAGCTGCATTACAAGCTAATTTTTGTGAGATTTATACCGATGTACCGGGAATTTTAACCACTGACCCCCGTTTGGTTCCAGACGCAAGGTTGATGGATGAAATTACCAGTGATGAAATGCTGGAACTAGCCAGTTTGGGGGCAAAAGTATTACATCCCCGTGCTGTAGAAATTGCCCGAAACTACGGCGTTCCTTTGGTAGTGCGTTCTAGCTGGACAGAAGATCCCGGTACTTGGGTGATTTCACCCAAACCGCAGCCACGACCATTAATTAATCTAGAAATTGCCCGTCCGGTAGATAAGGTAGAATTTGATACCAACCAGGCAAGGGTTGCTCTGTTGCGCGTACCCGATAAACCAGGTGTAGCAGCACGGTTATTTGGCGAAATTTCCCGTCAAGATGTGGATGTGGATTTGATTATTCAGTCGATTCACGAAGGGAATACAAACGATATTGCCTTTACTGTGGTGACATCAATATTAAATCGAGCAGAAGCTGTAGCGGCTGCGATCGCTCCAGTTCTTCGTCACAACAGCACTAATCCAGAAGAAGCTGAGGTGATGGTACAGCAAGATATCGCCAAAGTTAGCATTGCAGGGGCGGGAATGATTGGGCGTCCCGGTGTTGCTGCTCAGATGTTTGCGGCTCTTGCGGAAGCAGGTGTTAATATCCGCATGATTTCTACCAGTGAAGTGAAGGTAAGCTGTGTCATTGCTAACACAGATTGCGATCGCGCCGTAACAGCACTTTGTCAAACATTCGAGATCTACAGTTCTTCCACTCCTCTCCTGTCCCCCCCTCTCTCTGTCCCCCCCTCTCCCCCGCCTCAAGTCAGAGGCGTTGCTTTGGATATGAACCAAGCACGATTGGCAATTCGCCAAGTCCAAGATCGTCCGGGAACAGCAGCAAAGATTTTTGGGCTGTTGGCACAACATAATGTCAGCGTAGACATGATTATTCAGTCCCAGCGCTGTCACGCGATCGATGGCATTCCTACACGAGATATTGCCTTCACCGTCGCCCGACCCGATGCAGAAGCAGCACAAAAAATGCTTCAGCACAGTGCAGCCGAACATGGTTGGGGTGAAGTCGTTTTAGATAGCGACATTGCCAAGGTGAGTGTTGTGGGTGCTGGTATGGTAGGTCAACCAGGTGTTGCCGCTAAAATGTTTGAAGCATTAGCAGAGCATAGAATTAACATCCAAATGATTACTACCTCAGAAATTAAAATTAGCTGTGTTGTAGCACGTGAGGAAGGTGTAAAAGCTTTGCAAGCTATCCATGCAGCGTTTGAGCTTGCGGGTACTGAAAGAATTCAAGTGCCAGCATAA
- a CDS encoding GUN4 domain-containing protein — MTRQEIDYTRLDKLLAAGKWKDADQETIKVMLKAVDIQNLLSSADLLQLSCEDLHTIDELWRNYSYGRFGFSTQARLFQEERKVYYNFCERVGWRVNGEWIGYNQLNWTLNAPVGHLPHMQGRYLFPAEGIMTSLRLNSFVLNLGDVAFGNAVINDPTLISVLSQKLADCHSSTGENSQSVKLVGSQRKQFCEALMDAFRSEKALEIMISYELDWKLNQISGGDNYEEVVFSLIDYAEAQGQLIELLEAAKRANPGNPKLRNFYF, encoded by the coding sequence GTGACTAGACAAGAGATTGATTATACTCGGTTAGATAAACTACTGGCGGCGGGTAAGTGGAAAGATGCAGATCAAGAAACCATTAAGGTGATGCTAAAAGCTGTTGACATACAAAACCTTCTATCATCAGCCGATCTTCTACAATTATCTTGTGAAGACTTGCATACGATTGATGAACTCTGGAGAAATTACAGTTATGGACGCTTTGGTTTTTCAACTCAAGCACGTCTTTTCCAGGAAGAGAGAAAAGTTTACTATAACTTTTGCGAACGTGTTGGTTGGCGAGTTAATGGGGAATGGATCGGTTACAATCAGCTCAATTGGACTTTGAATGCTCCCGTGGGACATCTTCCTCATATGCAAGGAAGGTATTTGTTTCCTGCAGAAGGAATCATGACAAGTCTGCGGTTAAATTCATTTGTATTGAATCTGGGCGATGTTGCTTTTGGTAACGCCGTTATAAATGACCCTACTCTTATCTCTGTTCTCTCTCAAAAACTGGCAGATTGTCATAGCTCAACGGGTGAAAACTCTCAATCTGTCAAATTAGTAGGTTCTCAAAGAAAACAGTTTTGTGAAGCTTTAATGGATGCTTTCCGTAGTGAAAAAGCTTTAGAGATAATGATAAGTTATGAGTTAGATTGGAAATTAAATCAAATATCTGGTGGAGACAATTATGAAGAAGTTGTGTTTAGTTTAATTGACTATGCTGAAGCTCAGGGACAACTCATAGAACTTTTAGAAGCTGCAAAAAGAGCTAATCCTGGTAATCCTAAATTACGCAATTTTTATTTTTAA
- a CDS encoding effector-associated domain EAD1-containing protein produces the protein MIGIPNDIYTLCRNVLKKCSEFDTHRSLQTIFVTEQLSPFSSGLPEATSRTERVDLCLNYLLQNRHRSGESILLIFLEVLRDRYPEENALHEELNECIRKAELYLIKKSEPQSKTNEIRQDKHRPTLEETIQGSQLPDFLEIVNLIGSQKKQFCETLMDAFRSEKALEMMLSYELDWKLHQIAGGDNYREIVFNLIDYAEAQGQLIELLEAAKRANPRNSKLRNFYF, from the coding sequence ATGATCGGTATACCCAATGATATCTATACTCTTTGTCGAAATGTTCTTAAGAAGTGTAGCGAATTTGATACTCACAGATCGCTACAAACAATCTTCGTCACCGAACAGCTTAGTCCTTTCTCCTCAGGACTACCAGAAGCCACAAGCAGAACGGAACGAGTGGATTTGTGTTTGAACTATCTGCTTCAGAACCGTCACCGCAGTGGAGAATCTATACTTCTTATTTTCCTAGAAGTACTGCGCGATCGCTACCCAGAGGAAAATGCATTGCATGAGGAGCTTAATGAATGCATTAGGAAAGCAGAACTTTATCTCATTAAGAAATCTGAACCTCAGTCCAAGACAAATGAGATAAGACAAGATAAGCACCGACCTACATTAGAAGAAACAATACAAGGATCGCAACTACCAGATTTCCTAGAAATAGTTAATTTAATAGGTTCTCAAAAGAAACAATTTTGTGAGACTTTAATGGATGCTTTCCGTAGTGAAAAAGCTTTAGAGATGATGCTGAGTTATGAGTTAGATTGGAAATTGCATCAAATAGCTGGTGGAGACAATTACAGAGAAATTGTGTTTAATTTAATAGACTATGCTGAAGCTCAGGGACAACTCATAGAACTTTTAGAAGCTGCAAAAAGAGCTAATCCTAGGAACTCTAAGTTACGTAATTTTTATTTTTAA
- a CDS encoding S-layer family protein — protein MQLNNPNVNPSQGLVELPNSVIDPTRLIAQNPCQQSVGSKFTVTGHGGLPPAPYDRLTPDAVIVDLVALQPIAEKHLRSSVTAQPTTVTLERIVEATEWLINEKGEVLLTANDNTTSHQLWQKPVFCSAS, from the coding sequence GTGCAACTGAATAACCCGAACGTCAATCCAAGCCAAGGTTTAGTTGAATTACCAAACTCTGTCATAGACCCGACACGGCTGATTGCTCAAAATCCTTGTCAACAGAGTGTTGGAAGTAAATTTACCGTCACCGGACATGGCGGTTTACCACCTGCTCCCTACGATCGGTTAACACCTGACGCGGTAATAGTAGATTTGGTGGCTCTCCAACCAATAGCAGAAAAACATTTGCGTTCATCTGTCACTGCTCAACCAACTACTGTTACATTAGAACGCATTGTGGAAGCTACTGAGTGGTTGATAAACGAAAAAGGCGAGGTGTTATTGACAGCTAATGACAATACCACTTCACATCAATTATGGCAGAAACCCGTATTTTGTAGCGCTAGTTAA
- a CDS encoding effector-associated domain EAD1-containing protein has product MMSHGEQNYEIERQSWYAPNLPETEEINQEGCKSLKDKIDVVIITATEVELKAVAKLLQPYPRRKKVLQQKIADVLVASKIIFYEQQRIGEEIVYRGSIPPSNTTLLNRFENVQNWKFTRPDGSHCNLIVNPILSGEKLVDNPEFKAALFQQFPQAVGGEMEGAGLCAASGRIGTAWILVKSICNWGDGKKHKQHQPLAAAAATSLVHHVLSQKTVLNSIKKSESQGASSPNLLEPFHLLGSQKKQFIDALMDAFRSKNSLEMMLSDKLDWNLNQIVGGNNYEDIVFSLIDYAEDREKLIELLEAAKRANPDNPKLRNFYVDLVNS; this is encoded by the coding sequence ATGATGAGTCACGGAGAGCAAAACTATGAGATTGAGAGACAATCTTGGTATGCACCTAATCTTCCGGAAACAGAAGAAATCAATCAAGAGGGATGTAAGTCACTCAAAGACAAAATTGATGTTGTCATCATCACTGCAACAGAAGTTGAACTGAAAGCGGTAGCAAAGTTACTCCAGCCATATCCTCGCCGGAAAAAAGTTTTACAGCAAAAGATAGCAGATGTGTTGGTTGCTTCCAAAATTATCTTCTACGAACAACAGCGCATAGGGGAAGAAATTGTTTATCGCGGTAGCATTCCACCAAGTAACACAACATTGCTGAATCGTTTTGAAAACGTTCAAAATTGGAAGTTCACTCGTCCTGACGGTTCACATTGCAACCTGATTGTTAATCCGATTTTATCTGGAGAAAAATTAGTTGACAATCCAGAATTCAAAGCCGCCCTGTTTCAGCAGTTTCCCCAAGCAGTGGGAGGAGAAATGGAAGGGGCTGGACTTTGTGCTGCATCTGGGCGCATAGGTACAGCATGGATTTTAGTCAAGTCTATCTGCAATTGGGGTGATGGCAAAAAACACAAACAACATCAACCTTTAGCGGCGGCGGCGGCGACTTCACTTGTACATCATGTGTTGTCTCAAAAAACTGTACTGAATTCTATTAAAAAGTCTGAAAGTCAAGGAGCGTCCTCACCAAATTTACTAGAACCATTTCATTTATTAGGGTCTCAAAAGAAACAATTTATTGATGCTTTGATGGATGCTTTTCGTAGTAAAAACTCTTTAGAGATGATGCTGAGTGATAAGTTAGATTGGAATTTAAATCAAATAGTTGGTGGAAACAATTATGAAGACATTGTGTTTAGTTTAATTGATTATGCAGAAGATCGGGAAAAACTCATAGAACTTTTAGAAGCTGCAAAAAGAGCTAATCCTGATAACCCTAAATTACGCAATTTTTATGTAGATTTAGTAAATTCTTAA